TGTGGTACTATTTGGCGGCATAGAACCAGGAGTCATTCCACCAATATCAGCATGATGTCCGCGCGAGGCGACGTAGAAAAGTGGGGAGTGGCTGGTGGTGGGTTGTGAGTGTACTGGAAATACCGGAGTAATGACAGTGATATCGGGAAGGTGAGTTCCACCGTTGTAGGGATTATTCGATGCAAAAACATCTCCAGGCTTGAGCGTATTTCCGCGATTGCCAATCAGTGCTTGCACGCTTTCACTCATCGAACCCAAGTGAACCGGAATGTGAGGTGCATTAGCAACCAACTGCCCATCACCATCAAAAATCGCACAAGAAAAATCCAGCCTTTCCTTGATATTGACCGAAGAACTCGTATTTTGGAGCGTGATTCCCATTTGTTCAGCGATCGCCCGAAACAAATTATTAAAAATTTCCAACATGACAGGATCGGGAGAAGCACTAGCGGCTAGTGACTGGTGGCTAGTGGTTAGTGATGTTCTCGGCTGTGTGCGCTGCAAAATTAAATGGTTGCGATCGCTCAGCTGCGCATTCCATCCTGGTTCAATAATATTCGTCCCCGTTGCTTCCACAATCATTGCTGGACCTGAAATCAACTCTTCCGGCTGCAAATCCTCGCGTTGATACACAGGCGTAGCATACCAAGCGTCCCTTGTATACATCTGTACCGTAGCAACAGACACAGCTTTTTTATTTTCTCTACGTAAAACTACCTCCTCCACAGGCACATCATGCTTACCCACCACCTCAACCGAAACTGCTTCAACAATCAAGCGCTTCTCCGGCACAATAAACCCATAACGCTGACGATGTAAATCCTCAAACTCCCGTCGCATCACCTCCACATCATCAAAACCCACCATCAAAGCTGCATCCGTCCCCTCGTACCGCAAATGCACCTTAGATAAAACCTCAACACCTCTTTCCTTTGCGTCTTTCGTGTCTAACGCCTGCGGCTGACGCCTCCGGCTTCGCTTCGCTAGTGCTTCGTTGGTATGGTTTAATTCCCCCCTCCCCTCACTCTCCAAAACCAACAACAATCCCCTTAAATCCAACTCCTCAGATAAAACCTCCTCCACCGCCCGTTCGCGAATCACCCGCACATCTGCCAACCCCATACCATAAGCAGACAATACCCCAGCATACGGATGAATAAACACCTGCTTCATCCCCAACGCATCCGCAATTAAACAAGCGTGTTGTCCACCCGCACCACCAAAACAGCATAAAGTATATTCAGACACATCATACCCGCGCTGCAACGAAATCTTTTTAATCGCATTTGCCATCTTTTCGACAGCGATCGCCAAAAAACCCGACGCAACTTGTTCCGGTGTGCGACTATCTCCAATTTCTCTTGTCAATTCAGCAAACTTTTGCCGCACAGTTTCCACATCCAACGGCAAATCTCCATTGACACCAAATACTTTCGGAAAAAACTTTGGTTGTAACTTCCCCACCATCACATTGCAGTCAGTAACAGTCAACGGACCACCTTTAGCATACGCCGCAGGACCTGGATTCGCCCCCGCCGATTCTGGACCAACACGATACCGCGCGCCATCAAACTGCAAAATTGAACCACCGCCAGCCGCTACTGTATGAATTGCCATCATCGGGGTACGCAAACGCACTCCAGCCACTTCGGTTTCAAAAGTCCGTTCGTACTCGCCGTTGTAATGCGCGACATCCGTAGACGTTCCACCCATGTCAAAGCTGATAATTTTATGAAAACCAGCCATCAAACTTGTTTGTACCGCCCCCACAATTCCGCCCGCAGGTCCTGATAAAATGCTGTCTTTTCCTTGAAAAGTCTGAGCCTCCGCCAGCCCACCGTTAGATTGCATAAACATTAAAGAGGGATTTGAGCTTGATAGCTGACTCGACACCTGATCGACATACCTGCGGAGGATCGGAGATAAGTAAGCATCAACAACTGTCGTATCGCCTCGACTAATTAATTTCATTAACGGGCTAACTTCGTGCGATACTGATACTTGAGTGTAGCCAATAGTCCTTGCTAAAGTGGCAATCTCCTGCTCATGCGCCGGAAAGCGATAACCGTGCATTAACACGATCGCACACGCACGGATACCATCCTTATAAGCTGCGTGTAATTCACTGCGTAGAGTATCAAGATCGAGCTTAATCAGTTCTTCGCCTTGAGCGGTGTAGCGTTCTGCGACTTCAATGACGCGCTCGTAGAGCATTTCTGGTAAGACAATTTGTCGCGCAAAAATATCTGGGCGGTTTTGATAGCCAATCCGCAAAGCATCGCCGAATCCTTTTGTAATGACTAAAACTGTGCGATCGCCTTTACGTTCGAGCAGTGCATTCGTCGCAACAGTTGTCCCCATCTTCACCACAGCGATTTGCTCGGCTGGTATTGGTGCATCAGGTGCAATTCCTAAAATATCTCGAATACCCTGTACAGGAGCATCAGTGTAGCGATCGGGATTTTCTGACAACAGCTTGTGTACTACCAACTCGCCTGCGGGACTTTTTGCCACAATATCAGTAAATGTACCGCCCCGATCAATCCAAAACTCCCAACGAGCATTCATGCTAACCTCAACACAAATTTGACTAAATTCTGTGGTTATTATTCTTTAGGTTATCAATAAGCACAGAAAGCTATTTGCGACAAGAATCTTGCAAAGTGAACGGTACACCGGAGTTAAACTCCGGGGAAAAGCGTTCACCGCCTTCCGCGGTCAGAAGTTCTCCTTAATACTTTGCAATAGATGCGAGTTCGCGTACAGTTTAATTTAACAATCGTTCCGTACCCACAGCACCAATTTTTTCTGGTGAATCTGTGATTCTTATGCTAAGTTGTAGCAGTTTTACAGTATCCAATTCAGAAGAGGTTATTAGAAATCGAGTATGACGCAACGCAAGCGAGCGCTAATTACAGGAATTACAGGTCAAGATGGCTCCTATCTGAGTGAGTTTTTACTTGAACAAGGATATGAAGTTCACGGCATTATCCGGCGGACATCAACATTCAACACTGACCGGATCGATCATATCTACGAAGACCCACACAAAGAGGGAGTCAAGTTACTTTTACACTATGGCGATCTTACCGATGGCACAACGCTGCGACGGATTCTAGAAGAAACTCAGCCGACCGAAATCTATAACCTCGGCGCACAATCACACGTACGCGTGAGCTTTGATTCACCTGAATATACTGTAGACTCAGTGGCGATGGGTACGCTGCGGCTGCTCGAAGCAATTCGCGATTATCAACAGCGTACAGGAATCGAAGTCCGCTTCTACCAAGCCGGTTCGTCAGAAATGTTTGGTTTGGTGCAAGAAGTTCCCCAGAAAGAAACCACACCATTTTACCCGCGCAGTCCCTATGCTTGTGCGAAAGTCTATGCACATTGGCAAACACTCAACTACCGTGAATCCTATGGTTTGTTCGCGTGTAATGGCATTTTGTTTAACCACGAATCGCCACGCCGTGGAGAAACCTTTGTCACGCGCAAAATTACGCGGGCAGTAGCGCGAATCGTTGCAGGAAAGCAAAAGAAAATCTACATGGGCAATCTCGATGCTAAACGCGATTGGGGCTATGCGAAAGACTACGTACGCGCAATGTGGTTGATGCTACAGCAGCCCGAACCCGACGATTATGTGGTTGCGACTGGAGAAACGCACTCGGTACGCGAATTTCTTGATTTAGCATTTGGCTATGTCAATCTCAATTGGCAAGATTATGTCGAGTTTGACGATCGTTATCTGCGACCCGCAGAAGTTGAGTTATTGATTGGCGATCCGACAAAAGCTAAACAAAAACTAGGTTGGCAACCATCCGTTACATTTGAGCAGTTAGTCGCACTGATGGTAGAAGCTGATTTAAAAGCATTAGGTCAAGAGTCGCCTAATGGTAATGGTGCGCAAGTTGTTCAGGATTTAGCTACGATTCGTCAAGAGTTGGGTAGTCTACACTTTTAGGCAAAACGGACAAGGAATTAAAAAAATGACAGCCTTAGATTTAAAAGACAAACGCATTCTTGTCACGGGTGGGGCTGGGTTCTTGGGTCGTCAAGTCATTGAGCAATTGCATTGTGCAGGAGCCGAACCGCAAAAAATTACAGTAACGCGATCGCAAGAATGTGACTTACGCACTTTAGAAAATTGCCAACGCGCAGTCGATCAGCAAGATATCGTCATTCACCTCGCAGCACATGTTGGTGGCATTGGTTTAAATCAAGTCAAACCAGCAGAACTTTTTTATGATAATTTAATGATGGGCGCGCAGTTAATTCACGCTGCGTATCAAGCTGGCGTAGAAAAATTCGTTTGTGTCGGCACAATCTGTGCTTATCCTAAATTTACACCAGTACCCTTCAAAGAAGACGACCTTTGGAATGGCTATCCAGAAGAAACAAATGCGCCCTATGGTGTAGCAAAAAAAGCGCTTTTAGTTCAACTTCAAGCCTACAGGCAACAATACGACTTTAATGGTATTTACTTACTGCCAGTAAACTTGTACGGTCCAGAAGATAACTTTAATCCTAAAAGTTCTCATGTGATTCCTGCACTAATTCGTAAGGTTTACGAAGCTCAACAAAAAGGTGACAAAGAAATTCGCGTGTGGGGTGACGGTAGTCCTACGCGCGAGTTTCTCTATTCCCAAGATGCAGCACGGGGCATCGTTATGGGAACTGTCGCTTACAATGAGCCTGAACCTGTTAACTTAGGTACCGGCTATGAGATCTCCATCCGTGACTTGATTACTTTGATTTGCGAACTGATGGAGTTTGACGGCAAAATTGTTTACGAAACCGATAAACCCAACGGTCAACCGCGTCGTTGTTTAGATACAGAACGAGCCAAGCAAAAATTCGGCTTCACGGCTCAAGTTGATTTTAAAAAAGGACTCAAA
The genomic region above belongs to Chroogloeocystis siderophila 5.2 s.c.1 and contains:
- the gmd gene encoding GDP-mannose 4,6-dehydratase yields the protein MTQRKRALITGITGQDGSYLSEFLLEQGYEVHGIIRRTSTFNTDRIDHIYEDPHKEGVKLLLHYGDLTDGTTLRRILEETQPTEIYNLGAQSHVRVSFDSPEYTVDSVAMGTLRLLEAIRDYQQRTGIEVRFYQAGSSEMFGLVQEVPQKETTPFYPRSPYACAKVYAHWQTLNYRESYGLFACNGILFNHESPRRGETFVTRKITRAVARIVAGKQKKIYMGNLDAKRDWGYAKDYVRAMWLMLQQPEPDDYVVATGETHSVREFLDLAFGYVNLNWQDYVEFDDRYLRPAEVELLIGDPTKAKQKLGWQPSVTFEQLVALMVEADLKALGQESPNGNGAQVVQDLATIRQELGSLHF
- a CDS encoding hydantoinase B/oxoprolinase family protein, with translation MNARWEFWIDRGGTFTDIVAKSPAGELVVHKLLSENPDRYTDAPVQGIRDILGIAPDAPIPAEQIAVVKMGTTVATNALLERKGDRTVLVITKGFGDALRIGYQNRPDIFARQIVLPEMLYERVIEVAERYTAQGEELIKLDLDTLRSELHAAYKDGIRACAIVLMHGYRFPAHEQEIATLARTIGYTQVSVSHEVSPLMKLISRGDTTVVDAYLSPILRRYVDQVSSQLSSSNPSLMFMQSNGGLAEAQTFQGKDSILSGPAGGIVGAVQTSLMAGFHKIISFDMGGTSTDVAHYNGEYERTFETEVAGVRLRTPMMAIHTVAAGGGSILQFDGARYRVGPESAGANPGPAAYAKGGPLTVTDCNVMVGKLQPKFFPKVFGVNGDLPLDVETVRQKFAELTREIGDSRTPEQVASGFLAIAVEKMANAIKKISLQRGYDVSEYTLCCFGGAGGQHACLIADALGMKQVFIHPYAGVLSAYGMGLADVRVIRERAVEEVLSEELDLRGLLLVLESEGRGELNHTNEALAKRSRRRQPQALDTKDAKERGVEVLSKVHLRYEGTDAALMVGFDDVEVMRREFEDLHRQRYGFIVPEKRLIVEAVSVEVVGKHDVPVEEVVLRRENKKAVSVATVQMYTRDAWYATPVYQREDLQPEELISGPAMIVEATGTNIIEPGWNAQLSDRNHLILQRTQPRTSLTTSHQSLAASASPDPVMLEIFNNLFRAIAEQMGITLQNTSSSVNIKERLDFSCAIFDGDGQLVANAPHIPVHLGSMSESVQALIGNRGNTLKPGDVFASNNPYNGGTHLPDITVITPVFPVHSQPTTSHSPLFYVASRGHHADIGGMTPGSMPPNSTTVAEEGVLLDNFQLIVDGQFREKELLSLLEGGRYPVRNSTQNIADLKAQIAANERGVQELQKMVEYYHLDTVQAYMKFVQDNAEESVRRVINVLQDGEFTCYLDNGSAIKVTISIDKSTRSACIDFTGTSPQLESNFNAPSAICKAAVLYVFRTLVNDDIPLNAGCLKPLKIIIPEGCLLNPRYPAAVVAGNVETSQAITDALYGALGVMAASQGTMNNFTFGSDRYQYYETICGGSGAGKDFDGTDAVHTHMTNSRLTDPEVLEWRFPVLLESFSIRPHSGGQGLHQGGNGVIRRIQFCEPMTAAILSGRRVVPPFGLHGGENGTVGKNSVERSDGTIEQLGSTAMVEMRPGDVFVIETPGGGGFGE
- a CDS encoding GDP-L-fucose synthase family protein, which gives rise to MTALDLKDKRILVTGGAGFLGRQVIEQLHCAGAEPQKITVTRSQECDLRTLENCQRAVDQQDIVIHLAAHVGGIGLNQVKPAELFYDNLMMGAQLIHAAYQAGVEKFVCVGTICAYPKFTPVPFKEDDLWNGYPEETNAPYGVAKKALLVQLQAYRQQYDFNGIYLLPVNLYGPEDNFNPKSSHVIPALIRKVYEAQQKGDKEIRVWGDGSPTREFLYSQDAARGIVMGTVAYNEPEPVNLGTGYEISIRDLITLICELMEFDGKIVYETDKPNGQPRRCLDTERAKQKFGFTAQVDFKKGLKNTIDWYRQHAS